One segment of bacterium DNA contains the following:
- a CDS encoding ABC transporter permease subunit, with protein sequence MMAGKDQLVKGTSLLAKRWRKFKSMKRGYISLYIFFSTYLLSFLLPLAVGNQALVVRHDGDYYFPLLSNYIAAEQLGQARIGDPNYRLLQEQYKEEGKGDFVIMPLYPYGPKESLLDLPGTPPHAPGRGHWLGTDDRARDVLSRLLYGYRVSISFALIVTAFSYLIGMSIGGLLGYYGGLFDILVQRFVELWSAVPFLYMIMIIVSLVKPSFALLVLLMVMWGWMGLTYYVRGEFYREKTKDYVQAAISMGSSDRRVIFKHILPNSLTPIISFGPFAVVGYIGSLVTLDFLGFGLPPEEPSWGNMVKVGMANITDWWLVLAPLSALFITLLLVVFIGEGIREAFDPKVYSRLR encoded by the coding sequence ATGATGGCAGGAAAAGACCAACTCGTCAAAGGCACCTCCCTGCTGGCCAAGCGCTGGCGGAAGTTCAAGTCGATGAAGCGCGGCTATATCTCGCTCTACATCTTCTTCAGCACCTACCTCCTCTCCTTCCTGCTGCCGTTGGCGGTGGGCAACCAGGCCTTGGTGGTGCGCCATGACGGCGACTATTACTTCCCCTTGCTCAGCAACTACATCGCCGCCGAGCAACTGGGCCAGGCGCGCATCGGGGATCCCAACTACCGCCTGCTGCAGGAGCAGTACAAGGAGGAGGGCAAGGGCGACTTCGTCATCATGCCGCTCTATCCCTATGGCCCCAAGGAAAGCCTGCTCGATCTGCCCGGCACGCCGCCCCACGCCCCCGGCCGCGGGCACTGGCTGGGCACGGACGACCGCGCCCGCGACGTGCTGTCCCGCCTGCTTTACGGCTACCGCGTGTCCATCAGCTTCGCCCTCATCGTGACGGCCTTTTCCTATTTGATCGGCATGAGCATCGGCGGATTGCTGGGCTACTACGGCGGCCTCTTCGACATCCTTGTGCAGCGCTTCGTCGAACTATGGAGCGCCGTGCCCTTCCTCTACATGATCATGATCATCGTCTCGCTGGTGAAGCCCAGCTTCGCCCTCCTGGTGCTGCTCATGGTGATGTGGGGGTGGATGGGCCTGACCTACTACGTGCGCGGCGAGTTCTACCGGGAGAAGACCAAGGACTACGTCCAGGCCGCCATTTCCATGGGCTCCAGCGACCGGCGCGTCATATTCAAGCACATCCTGCCCAACAGCCTGACGCCCATCATCAGTTTCGGCCCCTTCGCCGTGGTGGGCTACATCGGTTCGCTGGTGACGCTGGACTTCCTGGGCTTCGGCCTGCCGCCCGAGGAACCCTCCTGGGGCAACATGGTGAAGGTGGGCATGGCCAACATCACCGATTGGTGGCTGGTGCTGGCGCCGCTCAGCGCGCTCTTCATCACGCTGCTGCTGGTGGTCTTCATCGGGGAGGGGATCCGCGAGGCCTTCGATCCCAAGGTCTATTCGCGGCTGCGGTGA
- a CDS encoding ABC transporter permease subunit, producing MTTYFIRRFLLAFPTFIGITLIAFTIIQFVPGGPLEQEIIALKMGMSQMGEAGAGSSSDVAAGGSSIPAEALEEMKAYYGYDKPVILNFRIWNPQKHVDRYMEALTHEQVIAERTATLAALLERVRDGEDTTPVRAQISLLREEIKGLRDQVDRMRSNVIACAEIAVPALLEVALDGTTRYTEDQREKAIDLLVKRLNLPVWTSQDLGTKLAQVEQWAAANEAKGTPVYAKVWKTFSYGRYGAWLVRIFQLDLGKSHRYSRPVWEVMKTKFPVSIYFGAIGLILVYSVCIPLGVWKAVKHGSTFDTASSVIVFIGYSIPGWALGAVLLVLLGGGSFWDVFPLGGFRSEDWEFMNWWDKIWDQVHHTILPIIAWEIASFARMTILMKNSLMENLSSDYVRTAFAKGLSERRVVFLHALRNSLIPLATGLGHLISFIFAGSYLIEKVFNIDGFGLLGFNSLIHRDYPVVLASLVIGAVIGLMGNILSDMIYAAIDPRIRFK from the coding sequence ATGACCACCTACTTCATTCGCCGCTTCCTGCTGGCCTTTCCCACTTTCATCGGCATCACCCTCATCGCCTTCACGATCATCCAGTTCGTGCCGGGCGGGCCCCTGGAGCAGGAGATCATCGCCCTCAAGATGGGCATGAGCCAGATGGGCGAGGCCGGCGCTGGCTCCAGCAGCGATGTGGCTGCCGGCGGGTCCTCGATCCCGGCCGAGGCCCTGGAGGAGATGAAGGCCTATTACGGGTACGACAAGCCGGTCATCCTCAACTTTCGCATCTGGAATCCCCAGAAGCACGTCGACCGCTACATGGAGGCCCTCACCCACGAGCAGGTGATCGCCGAGCGCACGGCCACTCTGGCTGCCCTCCTGGAGCGGGTCCGCGATGGGGAGGACACCACGCCCGTCCGCGCCCAGATCAGCCTTCTGCGGGAGGAGATCAAGGGCTTGCGCGACCAGGTCGACCGCATGCGCTCCAACGTCATCGCCTGCGCCGAGATCGCCGTGCCGGCCCTGCTCGAGGTGGCCCTGGACGGCACCACGCGCTACACCGAGGATCAGCGCGAGAAGGCGATCGACCTGCTCGTCAAGCGGCTCAACCTGCCGGTCTGGACCAGCCAGGATCTGGGCACCAAGCTGGCGCAGGTGGAGCAGTGGGCCGCCGCCAACGAAGCGAAGGGGACACCCGTCTACGCCAAGGTGTGGAAGACCTTCAGCTACGGCCGCTATGGCGCCTGGCTGGTCCGCATCTTCCAGCTGGACCTGGGCAAGTCCCACCGCTACAGCCGGCCGGTCTGGGAGGTGATGAAGACCAAGTTCCCCGTGTCCATCTATTTCGGCGCCATCGGCCTCATCCTTGTCTACAGCGTGTGCATTCCGCTGGGCGTGTGGAAGGCCGTCAAGCATGGCAGCACCTTCGACACGGCCAGCTCGGTGATCGTCTTCATCGGCTACTCCATCCCCGGCTGGGCGCTGGGCGCCGTGCTGCTGGTGCTGCTGGGCGGCGGCTCCTTCTGGGACGTCTTCCCGCTGGGTGGCTTCCGCAGCGAGGACTGGGAATTCATGAACTGGTGGGACAAGATCTGGGACCAGGTCCACCACACCATCCTGCCCATCATCGCCTGGGAGATCGCCTCCTTCGCCCGCATGACCATCCTCATGAAGAACAGTCTGATGGAGAACCTGAGCAGCGACTATGTGCGCACGGCCTTCGCCAAGGGGCTGTCCGAGCGGCGCGTCGTCTTCCTGCACGCCCTGCGCAACAGCCTCATCCCGCTGGCGACGGGCCTGGGCCACCTCATCAGCTTCATCTTCGCGGGCAGCTATCTGATCGAGAAGGTGTTCAACATCGACGGCTTCGGCCTCCTGGGCTTCAACAGCCTCATCCATCGCGACTATCCGGTGGTGCTGGCCTCGCTCGTCATCGGAGCCGTGATCGGCCTGATGGGCAACATCCTGTCCGACATGATCTACGCCGCGATCGATCCGCGCATCCGCTTCAAGTAG
- a CDS encoding ABC transporter substrate-binding protein produces MKPGQTAQLFTVCLFSLGLMTGCGGGTSRFDTGPVMDPEEGVNSNDYWASKGFETQNNPAGALPDVPAELGGQGFDEISAGLGFQTNTTYKSMADPRGVPGGMLRIPLAEFPATLRSEGKDANTTFMALVSGMMYESMMSLDNWTDEFIPSLASHWKVEDNPGGGQTFTFRLNPNARWQTGHRFTADDVLATWKLMVDDGLLQPYNGVLYRQYSEPEILSPYLVRTSTKDLNWRHFLYFGASMTIYPAHIIGNITGKEYMERFQNQTMPGSGAYLLRDEDISQGNSLTMTRINNYWDKDNPAGKGGSNFYKVKFRIVQDETLQREMFKKGELDIYVVGQAKYWVKEFLPDQIDQLGKGWIQRKKIFTQSPNGTSGFAFNMREEPFNDIRIRRAFAYLLNREKLIDKLFYNEYLPIHSYYPGSVYENPDNEKIKYDPDTALRLLAEAGYSERNSQGYLTNSRGQLLELDLMIDESPTWERIITVIQEDYKQAGIKLNLKPTTGATQFQMVMDRKFKIHWQNWGGLYFPNPESSFKSDMADVPNTNNLAGFKSQELDSICEVYNKTFEQTERIKLIRRTDKLLMESYQYALGWYGPFTRLGYWNKFGMPEWGLSRTGDWRSLVGLWWYDQEKHRALVKAIKKDEAMPIEEVEIDYWKGYDPATLTR; encoded by the coding sequence ATGAAGCCCGGCCAAACCGCCCAGCTTTTCACGGTCTGCCTCTTCTCGCTTGGTCTGATGACGGGTTGTGGAGGCGGCACGTCCCGCTTCGACACCGGGCCGGTGATGGACCCCGAGGAAGGCGTCAATTCCAATGATTATTGGGCGTCCAAGGGCTTTGAAACGCAGAACAATCCGGCCGGCGCCCTGCCGGACGTGCCCGCCGAGCTGGGCGGCCAGGGCTTCGACGAGATATCCGCCGGCCTGGGCTTCCAGACCAACACGACCTACAAGTCGATGGCCGATCCCCGCGGCGTGCCCGGCGGCATGCTTCGCATCCCCCTCGCCGAGTTCCCGGCCACCCTGCGCAGCGAGGGCAAGGACGCCAACACCACCTTCATGGCCCTCGTTTCGGGCATGATGTACGAGTCCATGATGAGCCTGGACAACTGGACGGACGAATTCATCCCCAGCCTGGCCAGCCATTGGAAAGTGGAGGACAACCCGGGCGGCGGCCAGACCTTCACCTTCCGCCTCAATCCCAACGCCCGCTGGCAGACCGGCCACCGCTTCACGGCCGACGACGTGCTGGCCACCTGGAAGCTGATGGTGGACGACGGTCTGCTGCAGCCCTACAACGGCGTGCTCTACCGCCAATACAGCGAACCAGAGATCCTCAGCCCCTATCTGGTCCGCACCTCCACCAAGGATCTCAACTGGCGCCATTTCCTCTACTTCGGCGCCTCCATGACCATCTACCCGGCCCACATCATCGGGAACATCACGGGCAAGGAGTACATGGAGCGCTTCCAGAACCAGACCATGCCCGGTTCCGGCGCCTACCTGCTGCGCGACGAGGACATCAGCCAGGGCAACAGCCTGACCATGACGCGCATCAACAACTACTGGGACAAGGACAATCCCGCCGGCAAGGGCGGCAGCAACTTCTACAAGGTGAAGTTCCGCATCGTCCAGGACGAGACCTTGCAGCGCGAGATGTTCAAGAAGGGCGAGCTGGACATCTACGTGGTGGGTCAGGCCAAGTACTGGGTGAAGGAGTTCCTGCCCGACCAGATCGACCAGCTGGGCAAGGGCTGGATCCAGCGCAAGAAGATCTTCACCCAGAGTCCCAACGGCACCAGCGGCTTTGCTTTCAACATGCGCGAGGAACCCTTCAACGACATCCGCATCCGCCGCGCCTTCGCCTACCTGCTCAACCGCGAGAAGCTGATCGACAAGCTCTTCTACAACGAATACCTGCCCATCCACAGCTATTACCCAGGCAGCGTCTACGAGAACCCTGACAATGAGAAGATCAAGTACGACCCGGACACGGCCCTGCGCCTGCTGGCCGAGGCAGGCTACTCCGAGCGCAACTCCCAGGGCTACCTCACCAACTCCCGCGGCCAGCTGCTCGAGTTGGATCTCATGATCGACGAGAGCCCCACCTGGGAGCGCATCATCACGGTCATCCAGGAAGACTACAAGCAGGCCGGCATCAAGCTGAACCTGAAGCCCACCACCGGTGCCACCCAGTTCCAGATGGTGATGGACCGCAAGTTCAAGATCCACTGGCAGAACTGGGGCGGCCTCTACTTCCCCAACCCCGAGTCGTCCTTCAAGTCCGACATGGCCGACGTGCCCAACACCAACAACCTGGCCGGCTTCAAGAGCCAGGAACTGGACAGCATCTGCGAAGTCTACAACAAGACCTTCGAACAGACCGAGCGCATCAAGCTCATCCGCCGCACGGACAAGCTCCTGATGGAGAGCTACCAGTACGCCCTGGGCTGGTACGGGCCCTTCACCCGCCTGGGCTACTGGAACAAGTTCGGCATGCCCGAATGGGGCCTTTCCCGCACCGGCGACTGGCGTTCCCTCGTCGGCCTGTGGTGGTATGACCAGGAGAAGCACAGGGCTCTGGTGAAGGCCATCAAGAAGGACGAAGCCATGCCAATCGAAGAGGTCGAGATCGATTATTGGAAGGGTTACGACCCGGCTACCCTCACCCGCTAG